A portion of the Ferrimonas lipolytica genome contains these proteins:
- the mtnC gene encoding acireductone synthase, with protein MGIQAIIVDTAGTTTDFSFIKEVLFQYSAEALPTFLQEHHNDFTVAALLQDVRRISNQNNADLAQITSLLLEWIEHDNKATPLKTLQGLIWQQGYLKGDYQGHIFADAATALQQWQQQGKRLYSYSSSSADAQELLFRYSEQGDLSNLFYGHFDTNLGQKKTVQAYKNILNTISLWPRQVLFVSDDLEELNAAAEAGIQTLQMVRKDGLFTGKHSVHNSFDTIKL; from the coding sequence ATGGGAATTCAAGCAATTATTGTCGACACCGCCGGTACGACTACCGATTTTTCCTTCATCAAGGAGGTGTTGTTTCAATACTCTGCCGAGGCCTTACCTACTTTTTTGCAAGAGCATCATAACGATTTTACTGTTGCCGCATTACTGCAAGACGTGCGTCGGATCAGCAACCAAAACAACGCCGATTTAGCGCAAATCACATCGTTGCTGTTAGAGTGGATTGAGCACGATAACAAAGCGACGCCACTTAAAACCTTGCAAGGACTGATCTGGCAGCAAGGTTACCTGAAGGGTGACTATCAGGGGCATATCTTTGCGGATGCCGCAACGGCACTGCAACAGTGGCAGCAACAGGGTAAACGCCTTTACAGCTATTCATCTAGCTCAGCAGACGCACAGGAACTGCTGTTCCGTTACAGCGAGCAAGGTGATCTCAGCAACCTGTTTTACGGTCACTTTGACACTAACTTAGGTCAGAAAAAAACCGTACAAGCCTACAAGAACATTCTCAATACCATCTCGTTATGGCCACGTCAGGTGTTGTTTGTATCTGATGACCTAGAAGAGCTTAATGCCGCCGCTGAAGCCGGTATCCAAACCTTACAAATGGTTCGTAAGGATGGTCTGTTTACCGGTAAGCACAGCGTTCACAACAGCTTCGATACCATCAAACTGTAA
- a CDS encoding acyl-CoA thioesterase: protein MFELQLTPRFMETDALGHINNTVIPVWFEEGRTPIFELFVPTLDLKRWNLILAKISVDFVAQIYYGSPVLIQTSISKIGNSSFEVAQQVVQDDKVVAQGLAVMVHFDYEHQRAAPIPTDIRTKMTEHLQLA, encoded by the coding sequence ATGTTCGAGTTACAGCTAACCCCGCGATTCATGGAAACCGATGCGTTGGGGCACATCAACAACACGGTGATACCAGTGTGGTTTGAAGAGGGGCGGACGCCGATCTTTGAGCTGTTTGTTCCTACGCTTGATCTAAAACGTTGGAACCTTATTTTGGCTAAGATCAGCGTCGATTTTGTGGCTCAGATTTATTACGGCTCACCGGTCTTGATACAAACCAGCATCAGTAAGATCGGAAACAGTTCATTTGAGGTTGCCCAGCAGGTGGTGCAAGACGATAAGGTCGTTGCTCAAGGTTTGGCGGTAATGGTGCACTTCGACTACGAGCATCAACGTGCAGCGCCAATACCTACAGATATTCGCACTAAGATGACAGAACACCTGCAACTGGCATAA
- a CDS encoding AMP-dependent synthetase/ligase — protein sequence MQEMPDAPALRYQSDNQWQDISWQQFGLFADGISRALLALGLEVQDKIAIFAQNSPQWTIADIAAAQIRAVSAPIYPTNTTEQSAYIINDSGAKVLFVAGQEQYQKALAIVADCPQLQHIVLMDKELAKVDCAIAIHGWQELLDGDHHHLQAGLDARIDDVHLDDLFTLIYTSGTTGEPKGVMLDSRNFASAIRQHCEFIPFHKGDVSLAFLPLSHVFERAWTVYALSQGGTNAYLLNPGDVQGALTEVRPHAMAAVPRLYEKIYSAVMDKVNQAPKSRQRLFHWALQQGLNHFLKDQGEMRFGPWRTLKWILADRLVLSKIRNNLGGRLNMMPCGGAALDPQVDRFFQSVGLTVICGYGMTETTATISASRPGNIGIGANGTPLADVEVRISDNDEIQVRGDTVMRGYYNRPDADAEAFTEDGWLRTGDCGRLDERGRLVITDRIKELMKTSNGKYIAPQRVEGMVAREPMVEQVAIIADARNYVSALIVPAFEALEHWAKERNITYKDKLELLENSKVIALFEERLKEVQHELAKFEQVKKFTLMNREFSMKLGEITPTMKLRRKVINQRFAAEIEQMYKKVVRPE from the coding sequence ATGCAGGAGATGCCCGATGCCCCAGCGTTGCGTTATCAATCTGATAACCAGTGGCAAGATATTAGCTGGCAGCAGTTCGGTCTATTTGCTGATGGGATCTCACGTGCACTGTTAGCGTTAGGACTTGAGGTACAAGACAAGATCGCGATCTTTGCACAGAATAGCCCTCAATGGACCATTGCCGATATCGCTGCGGCACAAATTCGTGCGGTCAGTGCGCCAATTTACCCAACCAATACCACTGAACAGAGTGCGTACATTATCAATGACTCTGGGGCTAAAGTACTTTTTGTTGCAGGGCAAGAGCAATATCAAAAAGCGCTAGCTATTGTCGCTGATTGTCCGCAGCTACAACACATCGTGTTGATGGATAAAGAGTTAGCGAAGGTAGACTGTGCTATCGCAATTCACGGTTGGCAGGAGTTGTTGGATGGTGATCACCACCATCTCCAAGCTGGCTTGGACGCTCGTATTGATGACGTGCACCTTGATGATCTGTTTACCCTTATCTACACCTCAGGTACTACAGGTGAACCCAAAGGGGTAATGCTGGACTCGCGTAACTTTGCCAGCGCTATTCGTCAGCACTGCGAGTTTATTCCGTTCCATAAAGGTGATGTTTCACTAGCGTTCCTACCTCTGTCTCATGTCTTTGAACGTGCATGGACGGTATATGCACTAAGCCAAGGTGGAACCAATGCATATTTGCTTAACCCTGGTGATGTTCAAGGCGCATTAACTGAGGTTCGGCCTCATGCGATGGCTGCAGTACCGCGTCTGTATGAGAAGATCTACTCGGCGGTAATGGATAAGGTCAATCAAGCACCTAAATCACGACAACGTCTGTTTCATTGGGCATTACAGCAGGGCTTAAATCACTTCCTCAAGGATCAAGGCGAGATGCGCTTTGGTCCGTGGCGAACACTTAAGTGGATATTGGCTGACCGACTGGTGTTGTCGAAGATCCGCAATAACTTAGGTGGGCGGTTAAATATGATGCCCTGTGGCGGTGCGGCATTGGATCCTCAGGTTGACCGCTTCTTCCAATCGGTTGGCTTGACTGTAATCTGTGGTTACGGCATGACCGAAACTACTGCGACGATCTCTGCCAGTCGTCCGGGTAATATTGGTATCGGTGCCAACGGTACCCCATTAGCAGATGTCGAAGTTAGAATAAGCGATAACGATGAGATTCAGGTTCGTGGTGATACGGTCATGCGGGGTTATTACAATCGTCCCGACGCTGATGCTGAAGCTTTTACTGAAGATGGTTGGTTACGAACCGGTGATTGCGGTCGTTTAGACGAGCGTGGTCGGTTGGTGATTACCGATCGCATCAAAGAGCTAATGAAAACCTCGAACGGCAAGTATATTGCGCCGCAGCGAGTTGAAGGCATGGTTGCCCGTGAGCCGATGGTAGAGCAAGTAGCTATTATTGCTGACGCTCGTAACTACGTTTCCGCATTGATTGTGCCTGCCTTTGAGGCGTTGGAGCACTGGGCTAAAGAACGTAACATCACCTACAAAGATAAGTTAGAGCTGCTCGAAAATAGTAAGGTTATCGCACTGTTTGAGGAACGCCTTAAAGAGGTTCAACACGAACTGGCTAAATTCGAGCAGGTTAAGAAATTTACCCTGATGAACCGTGAGTTTTCAATGAAGCTTGGTGAAATCACACCGACGATGAAACTACGCCGGAAAGTGATCAATCAGCGTTTTGCTGCTGAGATTGAACAGATGTATAAGAAGGTCGTTCGACCAGAGTAA
- a CDS encoding DUF3313 domain-containing protein, with amino-acid sequence MAFRLLLISTLIFFSGCTSLNQNLRPQSFNSYEDFWPGPEGGVDLVWATRDLRTKTAVTQKLLSYDNVIIDRVWLVLDKEANYDNISHGEVKALADYLIEQLERRISKSFTVVKQPTEKTFRISLAITNIETPNPILTVTSSILPFGIGISAVSEVVTGEPTNVGAATIELKVSDAISDKPLFAAIDNKSGEKRLSGIFDSTSDVRDAIDFWVDRLGHTLKDEAPKWHR; translated from the coding sequence ATGGCGTTTCGATTACTGTTGATTAGCACACTCATTTTTTTTAGCGGCTGTACCAGCCTAAATCAAAACTTACGACCGCAATCTTTTAACAGCTATGAAGACTTTTGGCCGGGACCTGAAGGCGGTGTTGATCTAGTCTGGGCTACTCGTGATCTCAGAACCAAAACAGCGGTAACACAGAAACTACTTAGCTATGACAACGTCATTATTGATCGTGTTTGGCTGGTGCTCGATAAAGAAGCCAATTACGACAACATTAGCCACGGTGAAGTTAAAGCGTTAGCTGATTACTTAATCGAACAGCTGGAAAGACGTATATCCAAAAGCTTTACCGTTGTTAAGCAACCTACCGAGAAAACCTTCAGGATAAGTTTAGCGATAACCAATATTGAAACTCCTAACCCGATATTGACAGTAACCAGCAGTATCCTGCCGTTTGGTATTGGTATATCTGCAGTATCGGAGGTTGTTACTGGCGAGCCCACTAATGTCGGCGCCGCAACTATTGAGTTGAAGGTCAGTGATGCCATTAGTGATAAACCACTGTTTGCTGCAATCGATAATAAATCTGGTGAGAAAAGGTTGTCAGGAATTTTTGACTCAACCAGCGATGTGCGGGATGCCATCGATTTCTGGGTAGATCGATTAGGTCATACCCTCAAAGATGAAGCGCCTAAATGGCATCGGTAA
- a CDS encoding mechanosensitive ion channel family protein, with protein sequence MVLQQQFSQWLTGLGIPVSADGPLLALLLVSVLMVVAWLSQRISLAIASGLMTKLSLRLTGPWQRGLKKYRVLHKAARLVPVVVFGWGLPLTAQPWPWLHQQTDKLLQLWLLVVVAMLLFSVLDTAFDALVNHSLSRRLPLQSMVQLSKLFLVLICLILALSALMGRSPLYLLSGLGVATGLLLLIFRDTILGFVAGIQLSINGMVSRGDWVQIDQFGADGDVIEVSLTTVKVQNWDKTITMVPAYAMVSNAFRNWRGMSESGGRRIKRSLLLDQHSVAFVDEKLLVRLAEINLLKPYLDSKHVELDLANAALPNPQQLTNGRRLTNIGCLRAYLVAYLKHHPMVHQQLTLLVRQLAPSAEGLPIEIYCFSNDTRWEQYEDLQADIFDHALAILPQFELRTMQQPTGADMRQLTRANVAVD encoded by the coding sequence ATGGTATTGCAACAGCAGTTTAGCCAATGGTTAACCGGTCTTGGTATACCTGTTAGTGCCGACGGGCCATTGTTAGCATTACTATTGGTTTCGGTATTGATGGTTGTTGCTTGGCTCTCACAGCGAATCAGTTTGGCGATAGCCAGCGGTCTAATGACCAAGTTAAGTCTTCGACTCACAGGACCATGGCAGCGTGGGCTCAAAAAGTATCGTGTTCTACATAAAGCTGCTCGGTTGGTGCCTGTCGTGGTGTTTGGTTGGGGGCTACCGTTAACTGCGCAGCCGTGGCCATGGTTGCACCAGCAAACCGACAAGCTGCTGCAGCTATGGTTGTTAGTGGTTGTAGCCATGTTACTGTTTTCTGTATTGGACACCGCTTTTGATGCCTTAGTTAATCACAGTTTAAGCCGGCGTTTACCACTGCAAAGCATGGTGCAGCTGAGCAAACTGTTTCTGGTGTTGATCTGCCTTATTTTAGCACTGTCAGCGTTAATGGGGCGGTCGCCTCTATATCTATTGTCTGGTCTTGGTGTTGCTACTGGTCTGTTATTACTGATCTTTAGAGACACTATTCTCGGCTTTGTGGCTGGGATTCAACTCTCCATCAATGGCATGGTTAGCCGTGGTGATTGGGTTCAGATCGATCAGTTTGGTGCCGACGGTGATGTTATAGAGGTGAGCCTAACTACGGTTAAGGTACAGAACTGGGATAAAACCATCACTATGGTGCCGGCCTATGCGATGGTTTCCAATGCGTTTCGTAACTGGCGCGGTATGTCAGAAAGCGGCGGGCGCCGCATAAAAAGGTCATTACTGCTCGACCAACACTCGGTGGCATTTGTTGATGAAAAACTGTTAGTTCGGTTAGCAGAGATAAACCTATTAAAGCCCTACTTAGATTCAAAACATGTCGAGCTTGACCTAGCCAATGCGGCGCTGCCAAACCCACAGCAGCTAACCAATGGTCGCCGGTTAACAAATATCGGCTGTCTGCGCGCTTATCTGGTGGCTTATCTGAAACACCACCCTATGGTGCATCAACAATTGACGTTATTGGTACGTCAGTTAGCACCTTCGGCAGAGGGGCTACCTATTGAGATCTACTGCTTTAGTAACGACACCCGTTGGGAACAATATGAAGATCTGCAGGCAGATATATTCGATCACGCCTTGGCGATTTTACCGCAGTTCGAGCTACGCACTATGCAACAACCCACAGGGGCAGATATGCGTCAGCTAACTCGCGCCAATGTTGCAGTGGATTAA
- the ccoG gene encoding cytochrome c oxidase accessory protein CcoG: MGQQQHPQKKSQTIKVKTVDVGDVDRFNPRNRIYVRKTDGIWTQLRRRMGWVMMLLFLVLPWIPWGERQAVLFDLAERKFHVFGLTIWPQDLILLAFILMMAAFGLFFVTTFLGRVWCGYMCPQSVWTFIFIWFEEKIEGARNKRIKMDKAPWSWDKLWRKTAKHSAWIGVSLLTSLTFLSYFNSTSDLYIDFFSGSATFTVYFWALFFTGATYGNAGWMREIMCLHMCPYARFQSVMFDTDTFIVGYNTDRGETRGPRGRKQDHKALGLGDCIDCNLCVQVCPTGIDIRNGLQYECINCGACIDACDEVMTKMHYPKGLISYTTERNLNGGKSNVARPKLIGYGVAFAVILAAFFYMLVNLSPLQLDVLRDRNSLYRENASGLIENVYTLKLINKSEQQQIFNLSLLQLDGHQWQGPQQVVINGGEVLTVPISIAIEPGSLTKPVVTVIFKLTNPTTNATVEQESRFFSRI, encoded by the coding sequence ATGGGCCAGCAACAACACCCTCAAAAAAAGTCGCAAACGATCAAGGTGAAAACCGTAGACGTTGGAGATGTCGACCGTTTTAATCCGCGCAATCGCATCTACGTCCGCAAAACCGATGGGATCTGGACTCAACTGCGTCGTCGCATGGGGTGGGTAATGATGTTGTTGTTTCTTGTATTACCGTGGATTCCTTGGGGTGAGCGGCAAGCAGTGCTGTTTGATCTGGCTGAGCGCAAATTCCATGTGTTTGGGCTTACTATCTGGCCACAAGACCTCATTCTCCTAGCGTTCATCTTAATGATGGCTGCCTTCGGTCTATTCTTTGTTACCACCTTTCTTGGTCGAGTTTGGTGTGGCTACATGTGTCCACAGTCGGTTTGGACTTTTATATTCATTTGGTTCGAAGAGAAGATTGAAGGTGCGCGTAATAAACGCATCAAGATGGATAAAGCTCCATGGAGCTGGGATAAACTGTGGCGTAAAACCGCCAAACATAGTGCATGGATTGGAGTTTCACTACTAACATCATTAACGTTCCTTTCCTATTTCAATAGCACTAGCGATCTCTATATCGATTTCTTTAGCGGTAGCGCGACCTTTACCGTCTACTTCTGGGCTCTGTTCTTTACCGGAGCGACTTACGGAAATGCTGGTTGGATGCGTGAAATCATGTGCTTACACATGTGCCCGTACGCGCGCTTCCAATCGGTAATGTTCGATACCGATACCTTTATTGTTGGCTATAACACCGATCGAGGTGAAACTCGCGGTCCTCGCGGTCGTAAACAAGACCATAAAGCGTTGGGTCTGGGAGACTGTATAGACTGCAACCTTTGTGTTCAGGTGTGCCCTACAGGAATCGACATCCGTAATGGACTGCAATATGAGTGCATTAACTGCGGTGCTTGTATTGATGCTTGTGACGAAGTGATGACTAAGATGCACTACCCTAAGGGGCTGATTAGTTATACCACCGAACGAAATCTAAATGGCGGCAAGAGTAATGTGGCTCGACCTAAGTTGATCGGATACGGCGTTGCCTTTGCGGTGATACTGGCTGCCTTCTTCTATATGTTGGTAAACCTATCGCCACTGCAGTTAGATGTACTGCGAGATCGTAACAGTCTCTATCGAGAGAATGCATCCGGACTGATTGAAAACGTCTACACTTTGAAGTTGATTAATAAGAGTGAACAGCAGCAGATCTTTAACCTATCGCTGCTACAACTTGATGGTCACCAGTGGCAAGGGCCGCAACAAGTAGTAATTAATGGTGGTGAGGTGCTAACGGTACCAATCAGCATCGCTATCGAACCAGGTAGCTTAACTAAACCGGTAGTAACCGTCATATTTAAGCTAACCAATCCAACTACCAATGCGACAGTTGAACAAGAGTCTCGATTCTTTAGCCGTATTTAA
- the glmS gene encoding glutamine--fructose-6-phosphate transaminase (isomerizing): MCGIVGAVAQRDVAEILVEGLKRLEYRGYDSAGVAILDDAGNLGRSRRVGKVQELDNALVEQPLSGGTGIAHTRWATHGEPSERNAHPHVSHDEIAVVHNGIIENHNELRAQLKALGYVFSSDTDTEVIAHLVHHEMKSADSLLAAVQLTVKQLEGAYGTVVVDRRQPERLVVARSGSPLVIGYGVGEHFVASDQLALLSVTRRFAFLEEGDVAEVTRRDVNIYDVDGNAVEREITESTVTHDAGDKGQYRHYMMKEIYEQPTALQRTLEGRLAAGKVIDEAFGDNAAELLAKVKHVQIIACGTSYHAGMTARYWLEQHANVSCNVEIASEFRYRRSHVFPNSLLVTISQSGETADTLAALRLAKEMGYMASLTICNAPGSSLVRESDMAYMMKAGAEIGVASTKAFTVQLAALAMLTGAIGAYNGMSVETQSQLVQSLQTLPSKVEQTLALNDEIEALAEDFADKQHALFLGRGDQYPIAMEGALKLKEISYIHAEAYASGELKHGPLALIDADMPVIVVAPNNELLEKLHSNVEEVRARGGLMYVFADIDAKFESDDTMKVIQVPHCDEFIAPIIYTLPLQLLSYYVALIKGTDVDQPRNLAKSVTVE; this comes from the coding sequence ATGTGTGGAATTGTTGGTGCAGTAGCACAACGTGATGTAGCGGAGATCCTAGTTGAAGGGTTAAAGCGCTTGGAGTACCGCGGCTACGATTCTGCTGGGGTTGCTATCTTGGATGATGCTGGCAATCTAGGTCGTTCTCGCCGTGTTGGTAAGGTACAGGAGCTGGACAACGCTCTGGTTGAACAGCCGTTGTCTGGTGGCACTGGTATCGCCCACACTCGTTGGGCTACGCACGGTGAGCCTTCAGAACGCAATGCTCACCCGCATGTATCTCATGATGAGATAGCGGTGGTACACAATGGTATTATTGAAAACCACAACGAACTCCGTGCTCAATTAAAAGCTTTGGGATACGTATTCAGCTCAGATACTGATACCGAAGTGATTGCTCACTTGGTGCACCATGAGATGAAATCCGCTGACTCGCTTTTAGCTGCCGTTCAGCTGACAGTAAAGCAGCTGGAAGGCGCTTATGGCACCGTGGTGGTGGATCGTCGTCAACCTGAGCGTTTGGTTGTTGCTCGCTCCGGCTCCCCACTGGTTATCGGTTATGGCGTCGGTGAGCACTTTGTTGCCTCTGATCAGCTGGCACTGCTGTCAGTAACCCGTCGTTTTGCCTTCTTAGAAGAGGGGGATGTCGCTGAAGTAACTCGCCGTGACGTTAACATCTATGACGTTGATGGCAATGCTGTTGAGCGTGAGATCACCGAATCGACCGTAACCCATGACGCCGGTGACAAAGGCCAATACCGTCACTACATGATGAAAGAGATTTACGAACAGCCAACGGCTCTGCAGCGCACCCTCGAGGGACGATTAGCTGCTGGTAAAGTGATCGATGAAGCATTTGGTGACAACGCTGCTGAGCTGCTGGCGAAGGTTAAGCACGTACAGATTATTGCTTGTGGCACTAGCTATCACGCTGGCATGACTGCTCGGTACTGGCTTGAGCAACACGCTAATGTTTCTTGTAACGTTGAGATAGCCTCTGAGTTCCGCTACCGCCGAAGTCATGTGTTCCCTAACTCACTGCTGGTAACCATCTCTCAATCCGGTGAAACAGCCGATACCTTGGCTGCGCTACGCTTAGCTAAAGAGATGGGTTACATGGCATCGTTGACCATCTGTAATGCGCCAGGTTCATCGTTAGTACGTGAATCTGATATGGCTTATATGATGAAAGCCGGTGCTGAGATTGGGGTTGCCTCTACTAAGGCCTTTACTGTGCAGTTAGCTGCGCTGGCTATGCTCACAGGTGCTATTGGCGCATACAACGGTATGTCGGTTGAAACCCAATCACAGCTGGTTCAGAGCCTGCAAACCTTGCCAAGTAAGGTGGAGCAAACGCTGGCGCTGAATGATGAGATCGAAGCTTTAGCAGAAGACTTTGCCGATAAGCAGCATGCTCTATTCCTTGGTCGTGGCGATCAGTACCCCATCGCGATGGAAGGTGCATTGAAGCTTAAAGAGATCTCCTACATTCACGCTGAAGCCTACGCCTCTGGTGAACTGAAACATGGTCCACTGGCACTTATCGACGCTGATATGCCGGTGATCGTTGTGGCACCGAACAATGAGTTATTGGAAAAGTTGCACTCCAACGTGGAAGAGGTTCGTGCTCGTGGAGGCCTGATGTATGTCTTTGCTGATATCGATGCCAAGTTTGAATCCGATGACACCATGAAGGTAATCCAAGTACCTCATTGCGATGAGTTCATTGCGCCAATCATCTACACCCTGCCACTGCAGCTGTTGTCATACTACGTTGCTCTTATTAAGGGTACCGATGTTGACCAACCACGTAACTTAGCTAAGTCAGTTACTGTTGAATAA